From Erigeron canadensis isolate Cc75 chromosome 8, C_canadensis_v1, whole genome shotgun sequence, one genomic window encodes:
- the LOC122580200 gene encoding cold-responsive protein kinase 1-like, which yields MEASVVVVIILMNAFAFGSSQSNNQNGNTVIRLSCGSNPAMSSSSFFSNLNSTIDQLRSQLSNNGVYFARAQNSRNQDSVYGLAQCRNYLSVSQCVACFDVAVSAVQTCPAVNGANVFLDNCFLRYENFDEFYSNPQTIMDVGVAPTAICGNQSSSEPSTFNTTVQELLSGVMAATPRTSDFYVASTRQDSSSNATVYAIAQCVLNTSQDVCQNCINTAYNNLYTCIPLTQGRTIDLGCYMRYSETPFFRDNQTTNIIPFLNEGSSSKPGMIAGISAGVTAFFLILALSLWYKLRKKPEINEDASPLQGLKNYKYTDLQSATHNFSKEYRIGKGGYGEVFKAVLDNENAVAVKKLYVEYGKAKMEFDNEINLISNVRHRNLMQLLGWSSNGSELLLVLEYMPQGSLDQFLWGEKRGTLNWRHRFDIIFGIAKGLVHLHEEFHVKIVHRDIKSSNVLLDNDFQPKIADFGLARFQPGDESHVSTRFAGTLGYTAPEYATFGRLSEKVDTYSFGIVVLEIISGQKCTDVNSDEQGDTYLLEHAWTLYEEGLHMNLIDETLDSKEHKEDIMKIIEIALLCTQSPVSSRPTMSEVVLMLSVGPSFRPKPMTKPTLIETERRIK from the exons ATGGAGGCGTCAGTGGTGGTCGTGATCATCTTAATGAACGCGTTCGCGTTTGGAAGTTCACAGTCAAACAACCAAAATGGTAATACCGTCATTAGATTATCTTGCGGCAGTAACCCTGCAATGTCTTCATCAAGTTTTTTTAGTAACCTCAACTCTACAATCGATCAACTTAGAAGTCAGTTATCAAACAACGGCGTATATTTTGCTAGAGCACAAAATTCAAGGAACCAGGACTCGGTTTATGGATTAGCCCAATGCAGAAACTACCTCTCCGTGTCACAATGTGTGGCTTGCTTTGATGTTGCTGTATCTGCAGTCCAAACCTGCCCTGCTGTCAACGGTGCTAACGTTTTTCTTGATAACTGCTTTCTtag ATATGAGAACTTTGATGAATTCTATAGCAATCCACAAACAATAATGGATGTTGGTGTGGCTCCAACCGCGATATGTGGTAATCAATCGTCGTCTGAGCCATCAACTTTCAACACTACGGTCCAAGAACTATTGTCGGGTGTTATGGCTGCTACTCCAAGAACTTCTGATTTCTATGTAGCGTCTACAAGGCAAGATTCAAGTAGCAATGCAACGGTATACGCAATTGCGCAGTGTGTTTTAAACACAAGCCAAGACGTATGCCAAAACTGCATAAATACGGCGTATAATAATCTCTATACCTGTATTCCACTTACCCAAGGAAGGACTATTGATTTGGGATGTTATATGAGGTATTCCGAGACTCCCTTTTTTCGAGATAACCAGACAACCAACATCATACCTTTTCTCAATGAAG GGAGTTCAAGCAAGCCGGGTATGATAGCTGGCATTAGTGCCGGTGTTACTGCCTTTTTCCTTATCCTTGCTTTGTCCTTGTGGTATAAACTGCGGAAAAAGCCAGAAATAAATGAAG ATGCATCGCCGTTACAAGGGTTAAAGAATTACAAATATACAGATTTGCAGTCTGCAACTCATAACTTCTCCAAAGAATATCGAATAGGAAAAGGAGGCTATGGTGAAGTATTTAAG GCAGTTCTAGACAATGAGAATGCAGTGGCAGTGAAGAAGCTTTATGTTGAATACGGTAAAGCAAAAATGGAATTCGACAATGAAATTAATCTTATAAGCAACGTGCGTCACCGAAATCTTATGCAACTACTTGGATGGTCTAGTAACGGATCCGAGTTACTTCTTGTCCTAGAGTACATGCCACAAGGCAGCCTTGATCAATTTTTATGGG GTGAAAAGAGAGGGACTCTAAATTGGAGACATCGCTTCGATATTATCTTTGGGATTGCAAAGGGTCTTGTACATCTACATGAAGAGTTCCATGTTAAAATCGTGCACAGAGATATAAAGTCCAGCAACGTTCTTCTTGATAACGACTTCCAACCAAAAATTGCTGATTTTGGGCTGGCTAGATTTCAACCTGGGGATGAATCCCATGTTAGCACTCGCTTTGCCGGGACTCT gGGCTACACTGCACCAGAATATGCAACCTTTGGACGCTTATCAGAGAAAGTCGACACTTACAGCTTTGGCATCGTGGTTCTAGAAATCATCAGTGGTCAGAAATGTACTGACGTGAACTCTGATGAGCAAGGCGACACTTACCTTCTTGAGCAT GCATGGACGCTGTATGAAGAAGGGCTGCATATGAACTTGATCGACGAAACATTAGATTCAAAAGAACACAAAGAGGATATTATGAAGATCATAGAAATTGCTTTGCTGTGCACTCAGTCACCGGTTAGTTCAAGACCAACTATGTCAGAAGTTGTTTTAATGCTGTCAGTTGGGCCATCATTTAGACCAAAACCGATGACCAAGCCTACTTTAATTGAAACTGAAAGGAGAATCAA GTAA
- the LOC122578543 gene encoding zinc finger CCHC domain-containing protein 10: MSGKEEKGGAQDAAERIKAATLSAAKGLSRSQAERAAAAAARNVNAYGQKEEGPSRWQERKEAKRQMYLMSTEKQVRLGERKDQKASMSTATHCQKCFQSGHWTYECKNERVYISRPSRTQQLKNPKLRTRGLVSYDLDNPDTEKEMKVDNSVKKKHSSKGKNNKRKHRSRSESDSGSDSEASVFESGSESGSESGSGSSSAESDSSYTSDSDSEEDRKKRSKNKKKRVKEQRKKKHRRHSSTSESESESELSESESDSDDSRSRRKGKRHSRRR; the protein is encoded by the coding sequence ATGTCGGGTAAAGAAGAAAAAGGTGGTGCACAGGATGCAGCCGAAAGAATCAAGGCCGCCACCCTGTCAGCTGCTAAGGGTCTTAGCCGTTCTCAAGCTGAACGTGCGGCAGCTGCCGCCGCTCGAAATGTAAAtgcttatggtcaaaaagaagAAGGTCCAAGCAGATGGCAAGAAAGGAAAGAAGCAAAACGACAAATGTATCTGATGAGTACAGAAAAACAAGTGAGGCTAGGTGAAAGGAAAGACCAAAAAGCTTCAATGTCAACAGCCACCCATTGTCAAAAGTGTTTTCAATCTGGGCATTGGACATATGAGTGTAAAAACGAACGGGTTTACATTTCCCGGCCCTCACGAACACAGCAACTGAAAAATCCAAAATTGAGAACGCGGGGTTTGGTTTCATATGATTTAGATAATCCAGATACTGAGAAAGAGATGAAAGTTGATAATAGTGTTAAGAAGAAACACAGTAGTAAAGGTAAGAATAACAAACGAAAGCATAGGTCTAGGTCGGAATCAGATTCTGGTAGTGATAGTGAGGCTTCAGTGTTTGAATCTGGTAGTGAATCGGGATCAGAATCTGGGTCGGGTTCTTCTTCAGCAGAGAGTGATTCCAGTTACACTTCAGATTCTGATTCAGAGGAAGACAGGAAAAAGAGAAGtaagaacaagaagaagaggGTGAAAGAGCAGAGGAAAAAGAAACACCGTAGACATAGTTCGACTTCTGAGTCGGAATCAGAATCGGAGTTATCAGAGTCGGAATCTGATTCCGATGACAGCAGAAGCCGGAGGAAGGGGAAAAGGCATAGTAGAAGGCGTTGA